The Xenopus tropicalis strain Nigerian chromosome 1, UCB_Xtro_10.0, whole genome shotgun sequence DNA segment GGGGAATCCACTTCAAGAAAAACTTGTAATGAAATCCACATGCTGCAAATTTAACTAGTACTAGATATTTGGATTTTAAGCGTAAACCAGGAAAACATAAGCTTGAGATGACCGAAAGGGTTACATTATCATTGTGTAAAAGTgatgatgtacaggtataggacctgttatacagaatgctcaggaccaagggtattccggataagggggtctttccgtaatttagatctccataccttaagtctactaaaaaatctatagaccattaattaaaccaataggagattgttttgcacccaataaggattatttatatcttagttaaactcaattacatggtactgttttattactacagagaaaaaggaaaccagctttaaaattctgaattatttgattaaaatggattctatgggagacagagTTTACTGGCTGCACACAGGACAGCTATTTTTTTCAGATGCACCCTACAGACTGGGGTAGTTTCTAGCTATGTTGTGCActagtgaaataattaaaagttGGCCTGATATTGTGTATTTTCCCAGTTATTGTCATAGAGACTAACCACATATTCACTGATCACTGAGGTACCTGTACTAGCAAATGGAAAATATCTGTAATCATGCAGTATTAAGGCTATATTTGCACCTTGTTGCATTTGCTTCTTTTTTCTGTTGACTATAATAAAAAGTAATCTATGACCGTTTTGTCACTTTGACCTGACCTTTTATGAGAAAACCTTCTGTAATCTGTAACTTTACTATTTGTATATTTCTAGTAAATATTGAGTGGGTTATTTTGCATAGAGAGTCTTATTTAGCTATATATTTGGATTAAGTAATGCAACTGGGGAGTAACAGGCTGTTTCTTCATAagttaaaatgtaatatactTACACATCAATGATCCAAGGCATATATCATCATAactgtgtttttttgtgcaataacCTGTGATCAGCTCATCTTCAGACACTCTTATATAAGACAGAATAGCTGCAAAGTCCATGTGTTGTCTATCAGCATTCATTTGTGTGTGAAATGAAAAACATATGTTATAATTATTCCCTAAATGTGcattaacagaaaaaaagagTCCACCCATAAGTACTGGTATTCTCAAATGTGGTGTACTGGCACTGTATCATTTTGTACATTCATCCAGGTTTTATAAGGACCCTGGTTTCTTATGTTCccatcacaaaaaaaatgtagttttgtaaTTTGTTCTAATAGGGGAAACACAGCAATATTTATTAGCAATATTATCTCACCTGAACATTTAGTAGCTTTCTTGGGGTTGCTGTAAAATTAATTATTGAAATACGACTTTTGTATATGATCTGCCCATTAActaaaatactttttatgtcaGGTAACTAACTTACAGTATGTACTTATTTTACACCAGAAATTATTATACTGACTATATACTATACTGATTCAAGGCAGAACCCATCATGTTACAAGAAACATGGGAACAAAAATAGCAGCACGTGCTTACTTCCTGTTAATACCCCATTACATAAATGCTTTTAAGATcaattaaatgaaaaacattatgcAGACAACTTATTAGAAATCTAATGTCAGAAGTGATCTCAGGGTGGGAAAGGGTTAACATTTCACCTCCGAGTACCCTTTTTGGGTGGGGAATAATTAAGACTATATCTTGGAGCAGACTTTAGACAGCCACATCACATGGAGATCTCTGCACAGATATGGGGTGACAATAAATATAAGTAGAACTTGTGGCCCTACATTGGTTGAGCCAGTTTTGCCTAGCCAACATCTCCCTCCACCAATCACCATGGCCTTTGACGGAACCTGGAAGGTTGATAGAAATGAAAACTATGAGAAATTTATGGAAGTTATGGGTAAGTATTGTGTCTAACATAATTACTAACATTGTATTTTTGGTATGTATTTAGTTGTATTCCAATTCCCATAGTATAATCACAGTTTCCTGTTCTTATTGAAGCTGACAGCTACCTATGCTATGAAATATACTTCTTGACATACACATCTTCCCAACATACAGATTTTTCTCAACAGTTTTCCACCACTAAGAAAACATACCTGTAGCTCCATCTTAGAGTGGAAAGAGCACACACCACACCAGTTCCTTAATGCAATTGTATGGTTTATTCTCACTAAGCTAGTCATTTTTATCAAAGAACTACGGTGGTGTGTATAGAAATATTCTACTGTCCCAAGCATTTTCCAAGTTAATTTCCTTACCTGGAGGAATCAGTTTTTGTTTCTAGGATTTCTAACACTGACATCTTCTTCACCTATATTTTCTTCTGGCAGGTGTAAATATAATGAAACGGAAGCTGGGAGCACACGACAACCTGAAGATCATAATCCAGCAAAATGGAAACAACTTCACAGTAAAAGAATCCAGTACATTCCGTAATATTGATATCACGTTTACTCTTGCACAGCCCTTTGAGTATTCTCTGGCTGATGGAACAGAACTCAATGTAAGTTCATACTAATATTTCTGCCTGTGCCATATGCATGGagtttttccatttaaattgtGTATCATGTTTTAGTGGTATTAGCAGAAGCAAGGAAGGTTGTTTAGCACAGCCCTTTGTTACACAGTGTAATCTTATTCCTCTGAGATAAGACTCTGAATGTTTACCTTTATTAACATCAGTTGTTATCGTGCTTGTAACTGTTCACGTCAGCAGTAAAAAAACAGACCTTATGATAAGAAAACAATCTTAATGTGCAATAAAAAAGTAACAGTTGAATGTTTCTCCTATGttctaaaaaaaagtttgtatttttgtgCCAATATCCACAGTTTGTGTTCTCTAACAAGCCAATCCTGTGCCTGTCAGTGAACACATGTATGTAGTAAGGAAGCCAGTGGATCAGTTTTTCTACACTGGTGCAAATACAGCATCTGAGAAAATGATCCTTCTGCCATTGGTCCTACAGAGAATACATAAGAATTTACATTAGTCACTGCCGTGAGATGACGCTGCTATCTAATTTCACATGAAGAGACATACAAACTCCATTTagctttatatatacaggtatatatagatatattacacTGCTAAAATGCATCCCccagtattgctttaagaatacaaccatgTTTCTAGACTATAGTACTTGGCATGCTTTAACCATTGATAATATATTAAAGTTTGTTGGGATCTGAAGTCCAGAAACATCTTTCATTTAAATAACGAAAATTATGTATTGGAAAATACAAAAATGCAGCTTGAAACCAGTCATCCAAAATGTGTAAATGCCTAGAATGACTTCCCAATTATAGaataagaacatttaaaaaatctgttatgtttttatattttctaatGCTAAGTAAAAGCTACTTTATTTTCAACATTAGATAgcttaaaatataacaataaataatacatatacttATGCATAGTTAACATTATATATTTCAGGGCTCATGGTTCCTACAGGACAACCAGCTTCTTGGAACTTTCACCAGAAAAGATAATGGAAAAGTCCTGCAAACTACTAGACAAATCATTGGTGATGAACTTGTTCAGGTGAGTTTGGCTTTTAGATCTTCCTTTGTGTTTTGGGGGGCAGTGGTGTAATTAGGATTCATTGCATTAAAATTTGCCAAAATGCATGTCatcattttctttaaaggggttctAAGCCCCAAAATGGTGTACACTTAATCAGATTGCTACCCTGAACACTTTTTGCAAATTACATTCACTTATTTAGTGATCTGCGATATTAATATATTCAGACTGCTAATACTAAAATTTTGGCTCAACAGTTCTCTGTGAAGGTCAGAATGTcagcagccttaaggtggccatacacgcaccgatattatcgtacgaaaccttgtttcgtacgataatcggtgcgtgtatggcatgtcggcgagtcgaccgatatcgcaggaagctgctgatatcggacgactcgccgatcggaccagtttgaaaattttgatcgggcgccatagaaggcgcctgaccaaaattctcccttcagagctgaatcggcagaaggaggtagaaatcctattgttgccaattcagccctgaatggtgtgtggcagatcttacgatgtttcgtgcgaccgatggtcgtacgaaacatcgtcagatcgccacatgtatggccaccttaaggctgatgccacaccaggcgtagggctgattttttcggcaagcggaaattAATCAAGTTGATTAATTTTAATGAAGCATTTGATaatgttattttcattttatttttttcagacaTATGTTTATGAAGGTACAGAAGCTAAAAGGATTTTCAAGAGAGGCTAAGTGTTATTATTGGGCAGAAGAAACAACCGCTGACACACTGGGGATACAACAACTAAACACTAACATTAACAAATGTATTGACATGACAGGCCATCTATTGTAAATATTATTGGTAAAGCAGTTTCAAAATTCCCCTaggatttttgtatttttcatattATTCAATAAACGTGGTTCTTGAGatttcatttgtaatttttttttatttaaaaatgtccaGTTCTGCTAATGCCATAGGGTAGAGAATTGCATTGCATGCataatgtaccctctattgtaacATAAGAATATTACAGCTCACTGAGGAGTGCCATCACCAAATAATGGCCTTGCTGAGAGCAGCTTTAATTTGCTTTAATGGCAAACACCATAAGTAGCCCACAGTCAGTGATGATAGCTATAAGTTAGTCTTTAAACAGGGGTGAATCAGGGTGGATCCTTATTGTGACTACAGTATAAACAATgagttaatattttaattacaaaagaTGTGGTATAAGTGAATGCATTAACAGTTTAATCGATACATGCGAAAGCAAGCAACAAGGGCACTTTGTTTACCACCCTTTAATAAGCCAGTTATATAACCACCCCttatagaaataataatagaCACCAGAGACCAAAGAAGGCTGGAGAACGGTTATGGAGTTTATGGAAAATTAGTATCAACTTTGATTAGTTAATATCACAACTGACATTTAGCAAACATAGTGAACTATgtcccattcattaaagatacttgtatCAAAAGGTCCTCCTTGTGCTTTTgcatagttgtgcttggcaccacTTGGTCAGTTTAAGATCTACTTTAAACCATAACGTAACTATAAGCACCAGGGCTCGTGTGCATGCCATTCAGCCAGGGCCCCCTACAGACATAGTTTTTGCGGCTGATTTGCATCAGCGTGAGCATCCGTCAGGCCCAGAGGGGCGTGGGCCCCTCACATGTCCACCACCCAGGCACCACCCACACAGCACCCCCAGGCATCCACCCACACAGCACCCCCTAGTTACACTAATATGGAAAATGTGAGTAACTTGCTGGGTTTTGCCAGTAAATTAATTGCCTACAGAAGTGGCATTAGCTCCTCTTATACAGACTTAGTCTGAAAATGTACCTGTCAGCTCCCACGGAGGTTACCCAGTTTAGGACCCCCCACAATTATATACGATTCCCCCAGCAACAcattaaaaacacacattttcatGCACCAGTTTATTTCAGTGGTTTTGGTCTTGGTTTTTTTCCACTTATATATTCTGGGGACTGGTAGTGATATGGGTCCAAGTCCAGGGTGAGAgagcaataaaaacattttcatctgtggttaaataaacagttttctGAAAGTTCCAATCAATGAAGGTTGTGATAGCAGCTCTGAGGTAACATTTCATTCAGGGAAGTCATTTTATGCAAAAGAAAATCTACTACATATCTCTACAACTGTGCGGCCACCAATATAATTTCATTCATCTGTGCAGGATCCTCATAGATCCTGAAGATCTGAATCTCCCACATTGCAAACAATACATTCAGTAGGGTGTCTATGTATGGTAAACATGTTCtatagtatattgtatatttggGATTGAAATGGATATAGACTTAAGTTACAGCAAGACTCCAACATTCTACCTGACTTCCATATGAATGAAACAAACCCCCCTAGCTGCTCTCCTACTTGTAGTAGGTACCCGGGGATGCAAGGGATGTGGGCGAGGGAtgcaggcaggggaatgggtgggggcAGTTAAGAATCCCTGTGCCTGAGCATTAAGGTATGTGTGCAAGTTTCCAGCAACTGGAATAACAATTTTTTGGGAATACAGCAGCCCCGCCATTTTAAGATGTAAATATactaattatgttggtttgaaaaacccaatatACTGTTCTtccagcttattcttctgctttttcttcttattctttttcttctaattcttagggccccccattttctaaacgctactcctcctacagttttaggggtacaacacccaaactctgcaaacttcttcgccctatagtggagcaggttgcttgtgcttttctaagtgatcctcacccccgtctttttgtggcgctgctccgaacaccccaattttcccattgactttgacagggaagattttcagaCTGCTgccagctttgaagctacaccccccaaacttgaataacataatcatggggtcaccccgaataaaacagcgacatttgttggatgacccaaaagcgggagccaacaacagccaatcaaatttcaccaattaacgttaatggggaaatgtaaactgctgccaatcatacagctttgaggctacactccccaaacttgaatcacatagtcatggggtcagcccaTGAAAATCTGATATTTGTTGCCCACAAGTAAACAGAGCTACaaacagattttaccttttgactttcagtggaggaaatccaacctgctgccattctcacagtaataacaccggggtccccaaactttgcagggttaggcaccaggtaactgctgttcaaggttagaaaaattgggcagagccaccaacagccaatcagattttacctgttgactttcaatgggggaagtcaacctgctgccattctcacagtattaaccccagggtccccaaactcttcacagttggtcactaggggactgcagttttagggtTGTAAAATTGGTAGAACTaccaacagacaatcagatttcaccaattgaattttgttggtttatatttatactgctgcctttctcacactatttacgccagggttcccaaactttgcacagtcagtcactgggtgactacgtattcaaggttagaaaaagtgggcggagccaccaacagccaatcccatttctttaattgatttcagtggagaaatgttaactgctgcctttctcacacgtttaatgccagtgcccccaaacttttcacagacTGTCACTGGGAGACTAAGGTTAAAgtttaggaaaagtgggtggagccaccaacagccaattccTTTTCATCCACTAAGTTTCATTGATTAGTTAAGTATTAAttacagggttgttaaacttGCGAAGTTAGTCACAGGGTAtctgcggttcaaagttagaaaaagtgggcgaagccaccaacaggcaatcacatttcacatatatactttcaatggtgaaatgtaaaatgctgttagtcccacaatttttacgcccCCAAACTTTGTCATCCGCACTTTGGACAGGATGTATGGGATGAACTaggtcatccaggtcctcagccacaaaaCCAGGTAAGCCATGCCGATTAGCTACATTGTGCTGTAGAGCACAGGCTACAACTATCTGGGCAACTTTAGTggggctgtacatgaggctgcctcccGGCTTGTCCAGGCAGTGGAAGCGGCTTTTAAGAACCCCAAAAGTTGTCTCGATCACAGACCTCGCTCTGACATGGGCTTTGTTAAAAGCACATTTGGCCCTTGTACGCGGCCTGGGAATGGGGGTGATCAGCCGCCTAGAGCAAGGggagccagcatctcctgaaataaaataagatggaataagttgctgaaaaaataagctgcttccagtctcccaccATGAAAAGAgagcccttttgcaacagatgtgacagtgtgagactgatagctgacactacaagtagctgctttgactctcctaCTCTcaaaagagggcccttttgcaattgcaaaccatgcttatggcaggcaggccctggtttgacagtgggagacagaaagcaaatgtgggcaagttgtgctagacatgacacaaatacttacctaaaagccaccCGTGAGGAATTTGTCCGGTTTGAAACCCATCATAAAGTCTGGATGTAAGCATCGTGTGAGGAGTCTGGAAATCCGAACACGATGCTCCTGATGTTTATGTTAGCATCACAGACCACGTGTATATTTAGTGAATGGTAACTTTTCCTGTTCCTGAATacatgctccctgtcttgggggggggatTTAAAGCCACGTGGGTGCAATCTGTGGCACTCACACCATAGAACTGCCTTTTGATGGTGTTGGAAATGGGAAATGAGATGTAATTGCCAGACACCGAACAtatggcatccaggacctggctAAGGCACCGTGAGAacgtgggctgtgacactcccccgTAGATCCCTCCAACCTTCTGAAAACCTCCCGTggcaaaaaaatgaagggagcagaGAAGTTTGgccatgccaggaacagcatggcttttgcgtgttagtggctgcaggtaaggctccagtacctcatacaggctgtatattgctgctctatttagccTGTAGCACAGGTAGTATTTCCTCCTCTGTTAagccctctagagttgatcttttcctgaaaactctaggatgcatcactctaggacagtgctgtccaactggtggcccagcccgcgacccccttctgtgtggcccccacctgtctggctgctgtgactgcttacctttgtgtaagctttgaatggtataagtactgagattaactgcccccctgcctggtattgtttaaaaatgtaatcccctgtgttgttcacacctttttatCCCTGCATTGCTTGCggcctgcagtgttcacacctcaggctcaggctgtaatcacctacATTGTTCACCTGCATGTTCTGCCTGGCCTATACTGCCTGTGCAGGTACgcagggcagggagggtatggcacacacaggtagggcaggcagagtatggcacacacaggcagcatagggcagggagggtatggcacgcgcaggcagggtagggcaggcagagcatggcacacacaggcaacatagggcagggagagtgtggcacacataggcagcatagggcaggcagagtatggcacatacaggcagggtagggcaggcagagtatggcacacacaggcaggataaggcatggagagtatgacacacacaggcagcatagggcaggcagagtatggcacacacaggcagggtagggcaggcagagtatggcacacacaggcagcatagggcaggcagagtatggcacacacagacagggtagggcaggcagagtatagcacacacaggcagcatagggcagggagaaaaagtaaaaaataaatgccAATATAACTTTTTAGACAACTGCTACATTAAATATACCTATTTATTACCTACATATCACCATAATACTGATACCGCATTTGTGCATTTGATAATCAGAGTTTTAGATCATGCTTAGAATGTGCTTTGGGcacattattaaacatttatttatcttACTGGAACTGCAAATGCACTGCTCACCTGGAGCCATGGAGCCATGTACCCCAGTGTTCCTGCCCGGCCAGTGATGGTCCTGTCACCAAACATGTTCGGAACTGCCAGGCCAAAGTCAGATATTTTGACAATGAACAATGCCGCGGTTGTGCAGGAACTCCAGGCCGCACACAAATCCCCAACATATTCACTTGCATTTATCTCTTCTTTTAtgttgccaaaaatatatatatttcctaaaaTCCTCCCATATTACTTACAGCACTCTGTCCATCTCCAGGCTCCCATATCAATCCAAGTGATGTTCAAGGCTGCCCCCACTGAGGTGCTCCATCACAAGGAAAACATGATGCTGGTTATACAGACAAATAAAAAAGAGGTTAAAACAATATAAGCAATGGCAAAAAACTGACTAAATGTCAAtacttagattgtgagctctacggggcagggacctccttcctactgtgtctcataccacatggcacttatatatatacatatatatttattgtatttatttattatatcacttgtcctccctgtgtgtaattttgtattctgtaagattgtacagtgctgggtacccttgtggcgctttataaataaagttatacatacatacaatactgaGCCAATTTAGTACCTGAGTTTCAAAAGCCGCATAACCTTGGCACATGAATGGGGTTTGATCAGTCATCATGAGCACACTGGCCTCTATCCGGATGCTGTTGTAATTGCATGCAGGTCTTGTCTTCATGACCTTCATGGCTACGTGATGCTTCTGGTTGGCAAATGTAGCCAACATAACCTGAGAAAACCATAAAAAGATGGGTATTACAGGTTTTCTTGTCGGGACAATACCAATCAGTCATTCTGATACACTTATTGGGTAGAAGGAGAAATATCttaaggaaaataatatttaaaaatcatattAAAGATCACATAAAAATGGTATTGTGTCAGTTACAGAATATCAATATAAAAACACAGAACATATAATTCCCtgtatattacaaaaataaaggaATCTGTGTTTGGAAAGCAGTCACTCACTTTGCTGAATCCTCCTTGCCCAAGAATGGAGTGGAAGTAATTGTGGAC contains these protein-coding regions:
- the fabp2 gene encoding fatty acid-binding protein, intestinal (The RefSeq protein has 1 substitution compared to this genomic sequence), producing MAFDGTWKVDRNENYEKFMEVMGVNIMKRKLGAHDNLKIIIQQDGNNFTVKESSTFRNIDITFTLAQPFEYSLADGTELNGSWFLQDNQLLGTFTRKDNGKVLQTTRQIIGDELVQTYVYEGTEAKRIFKRG